The following proteins are encoded in a genomic region of Populus trichocarpa isolate Nisqually-1 chromosome 13, P.trichocarpa_v4.1, whole genome shotgun sequence:
- the LOC18109590 gene encoding seipin-1: MALLSPFIAIFSIASDSYHRAEEAVDAVESVFLKAPSKVIHGTTTLLRKIGFGIVGAVHVCMVMIVVMLLAAMLGVGLIQLWIEEPVFMRESLFFDYTDANPKAVFTFGGFVDDGSIKKGLMGVPLGHTFHVSVALLMPESDHNRQIGMFQLTAEVLSADGNVKAKSSQPCMLRFRSLPIRLLRTFLMGAPLLLGISEETQKISIKMLQLKERHPRSKVIRVTLIPRAGTVCLPQLYEAEILLISKLPWTKEVVRNWKWTFYVWASIYIYITMLIIILSCCRPLVFPITAVDPSYCPDSAETEYTGESKEARAEGRDEKGISEVLRRWQQRRRKRKAIILHGEMVDSTECSSASITREDTSMAVDEQDIVDSESVC; the protein is encoded by the exons ATGGCTCTCTTATCACCTTTCATAGCAATTTTCTCCATAGCGTCAGACTCCTACCACCGTGCCGAGGAGGCTGTAGACGCCGTGGAATCAGTGTTTCTCAAGGCTCCCTCTAAAGTCATCCATGGTACCACCACGCTGTTGAGAAAGATAGGTTTTGGGATTGTTGGTGCTGTACACGTGTGCATGGTTATGATAGTGGTGATGTTACTGGCTGCAATGTTGGGTGTTGGATTAATTCAACTGTGGATAGAGGAGCCTGTGTTTATGCGAGAGAGTTTATTCTTTGATTACACCGATGCGAACCCTAAGGCGGTGTTTACTTTTGGTGGGTTTGTCGACGATGGGAGCATCAAGAAAGGGCTCATGGGAGTTCCACTTGGGCACACATTCCATGTTTCTGTGGCTCTCTTGATGCCTGAATCTGATCACAATAGGCAAATTGGGATGTTTCAG TTGACTGCAGAAGTTTTATCAGCTGATGGAAACGTGAAGGCAAAATCTAGCCAGCCATGCATGTTGCGGTTCAGAAGCCTGCCAATTCGGCTTCTACGAACATTTCTCATGGGTGCACCCTTACTATTAGGAATTTCTGAAGAAACTCAGAAGATCTCCATTAAAATGTTACAGCTCAAGGAAAGGCATCCACGAAGCAAAGTGATCAGAGTGACTTTAATACCAAGGGCTGGAACAGTATGCCTCCCACAGTTATATGAAGCGGAGATCCTCCTGATTTCTAAGCTGCCATGGACAAAAGAAGTGGTGCGCAACTGGAAATGGACATTTTATGTCTGGGCATCCATATATATTTACATCACGATGCTCATAATTATTCTAAGTTGCTGCAGACCACTTGTTTTCCCAATTACAGCAGTAGATCCCAGTTACTGCCCCGATAGTGCTGAGACAGAGTATACTGGAGAATCAAAAGAGGCACGAGCTGAAGGAAGGGATGAAAAGGGAATTTCAGAGGTCTTGAGAAGATGGCAGcaaaggaggaggaagagaaagGCGATCATTTTGCATGGAGAGATGGTGGACAGTACGGAATGCTCATCGGCAAGCATTACCAGGGAAGACACAAGTATGGCCGTTGATGAACAGGACATTGTAGATTCAGAATCAGTTTGTTAA